Genomic segment of Mytilus edulis chromosome 12, xbMytEdul2.2, whole genome shotgun sequence:
TGTGCTTTTTCACTAAGCAAACTTTGCATCGAAAAATTAGTAACTCCTTGAGTTATCAACTCTTGGAGCATGACATTTCTGTTATCGCTATATGTAGCGCACTCTAGCAGAAAGTGTTTTACTGTTTCAGGTGCTCTACTGCAATTTTCACACATCTCAGAATTTTTAACTCCTATTTTGAATAGATGTTTATTTAGTTTAGCATATCCAGTTCTCAGTCTATACATTATAGTTTCTTTGCGCCTTATCATTTTTGGTAAGGACaccttaaatgatatttttttctttatttcgtACAAGTGTCTACCCTTTTTGTTGGAATCCCAGCTAGTTTGCCACATAGTTTTAAGTATATTTGTACATACAGTTTTAATATCTTCTTTATATAGTGTGGTTTTGGCATATATAAGTTCATAATTTAAAGCATGTTTTGCTTGCATATCAGCTAACTCATTTCCCCAGATACCTACATGGCTAGGAATCCATTCAAGCACGACATTTATACCTGCTTTTAGTAGCGTAGTTATACTATAGTATATATCATAGATAATTAGGTTATTGACCTTTGATAGAGGTCCCTGTATTGCCTGTAAGGCTGATAATGAATCAACAAATATTACCACATTTAATGGTTGGACATCTTGTATCCAGTTGAGTGCAAGGAATATTGCCATAAGTTCACATGTAAATACTGACAAATTATTTTGAAGTCTGta
This window contains:
- the LOC139497556 gene encoding uncharacterized protein produces the protein MGDPPYEDRRKSLITKAYLNIMSFDDLHPAKISLQNDFDYQYYQNRIKPKQKPFYCVAQEVIQTFDIDTKVIYKQNERPQPPWHLLKPNVSTQLHNIITKKDLPHLIKSEGDILIDTNYNNYIKIYTDGSKEPDSGKSSCAYVIPEFKIKKGYRLQNNLSVFTCELMAIFLALNWIQDVQPLNVVIFVDSLSALQAIQGPLSKVNNLIIYDIYYSITTLLKAGINVVLEWIPSHVGIWGNELADMQAKHALNYELIYAKTTLYKEDIKTVCTNILKTMWQTSWDSNKKGRHLYEIKKKISFKVSLPKMIRRKETIMYRLRTGYAKLNKHLFKIGVKNSEMCENCSRAPETVKHFLLECATYSDNRNVMLQELITQGVTNFSMQSLLSEKAQSVLPIINFIYATKGDI